In Aethina tumida isolate Nest 87 chromosome 2, icAetTumi1.1, whole genome shotgun sequence, the DNA window GGAAAGATGCACGGTGTTAATTCattccataaatttattttagcacTTTTGGTTCTTGTCACATATTTGGGATTAGGTGCTACACAAGAAGCGAGTGATGCTTATTTGACAATTGTAAGTAgggtatttgtttattttaaaaatgctttaaaatagtatttttgttattctcCCTTTAAgaaaagacattttaatttgttgtttaattactaaaataataaataagcaattcatttatttttttaattaaaaaaattgtttagtagACAtagatgaaattattaataataaagacaattattcattttatttacgaCACTCAcaagttaaacaaaaattggtaatttttatattgtttaaaattattatatattgtttaaaatttaattttttacataaaaaataaaattaatggtttagaaaaatttttaaaaataaaaaatatattattagttaaaagttaaataaaaaaaagttatacaatttataatattaagattaaaaaattaaaaatattatattaaaaaaaataatatactatttaaaatattactctaaaaaaataaatatatccaaattaaaaaaaatatatttgtgattATTTCACGCTATTTTTAGTCAGtttctgtttataatttaacacataattttattttgtctaaattatacattttattttaggtcCATGCTTAACttatatcataataattatattaataattaattatgatataaaaaaataatttaacagatCAAgagaaatcatttttatagaaaaataaagcagttcattatttttaatccatttataagaattttttaaaatattaaaataaaagtaattttttctgtcagttattttgttatataattaaaatataatatttatatacatatatttaaattatacatattttacttgGGTCAAGGTCAAGCttatgacatttttatgtaataaaaaatttaatagtgatGTATTAACAAAAGCTGTGATGAAATTTGCAAAATGATCACGTTTGTCAAACTTAAATGGTGCCAAAAATCCCATCTTAAATCCATTTGAATCAATGACCATAGCAATTACAAGTTTTAATGatgtttttgatgaaattttaatgaacattaACGGcactattattaaacataaataacatttaatgcaTTATTCATGATTTTTATCGCTTCtctgaaataattcattttcataCAAGTTCAAAGAcaagggcaaattttaattttcagatgGAAACCTTCGCCAAATATAACTACGAGGGAGAAGAACATGAAACGGTGACAGAGGACGGATACATATTGAAGATGCAACGACTTCTCCCCAAAATTAACCGTACCGACGCCAACCTACCCCCCGTCATGCTGGTTCATGGTTTGATGGGTAGTTCAGAGAACTTCATAATCGTCGGGCCTAAACGATCTCTTCCCTATTTGTTGGCGGACAGGGGCTACGAAGTTTGGCTGCCGAATTGCCGAGGCAACTTCCATTCCAGAAAACACGTCACCCTTGATCCTGACAACAATAAAACTTACTGGCACTTCAGGTACGATGTTGTCCAAGGACGCCAACAATAACAGTGATTAGACTACAATTATCAGTTTCCTGAAATGGAAACATTACTAAAGGCTTAAATCGCACACGACTTATCTGATAATCTGCTAAACTTGAGCGTTTGGTTGCAGTTGGCACGAAATCGGAAAGTACGATTTGCCGGCCATGATCGACTACATACTGGAAACGACGAACAAAAGCCAAATCATTTATGGAGGACACTCGCAGGGCACCACCGTTTTTTACGTAATGGCGTCCGAACGGCCGGAATACCAATCGAAGGTGAAGCTGAGCATGTCTCTGGCCCCGTCTGTTTTCCTCGAACACACCAAGCAACCCATGCTGAGGGCTGTTTCGAAATATTACAGATATTGGCACGTAAGTGACACACCGTCCAGTCTTTACGTCAATAAAGGGCCTTTTCTAGAATTTGGTGTCGGCTTTGAACCAGTACGAGTTCATACCGTTCATCCCCAACAATGTGGCGAGAGGTCTGACCAGTTACATGTGCCAGTTACCGGGACCGATGCAGTACGTTTGCAGGATGTTGGTACTCATGCTTATAGGTTCAGATCCCGAACAACTTGAACCTGTAATTATCCCATTTTGACTTCTGTGTTGTTTTAACTAACTTTGGTAGTTTTCAGGCAACAATACCAATAGTTTACGCACAGATTCCTGCGGGTGCTTCGGCGTGGCAGTTCCTGCACTACGCCCAAAGCATTGTTTCTGGAGAATTCAAACAGTACGACTTTGGTAAAAGAATTAACATGAAAAGATATAATTCAAAGACACCaccttattataatttaaatattacgacTCCAATAGGACTGTTCTACGCCAAAAACGACATGTTAAATGA includes these proteins:
- the LOC109600930 gene encoding lipase 3, which gives rise to MIVQLVGKMHGVNSFHKFILALLVLVTYLGLGATQEASDAYLTIMETFAKYNYEGEEHETVTEDGYILKMQRLLPKINRTDANLPPVMLVHGLMGSSENFIIVGPKRSLPYLLADRGYEVWLPNCRGNFHSRKHVTLDPDNNKTYWHFSWHEIGKYDLPAMIDYILETTNKSQIIYGGHSQGTTVFYVMASERPEYQSKVKLSMSLAPSVFLEHTKQPMLRAVSKYYRYWHNLVSALNQYEFIPFIPNNVARGLTSYMCQLPGPMQYVCRMLVLMLIGSDPEQLEPATIPIVYAQIPAGASAWQFLHYAQSIVSGEFKQYDFGKRINMKRYNSKTPPYYNLNITTPIGLFYAKNDMLNDVEDVENLSRILPNVVKLYKVPYEFFTHFDFVMAKDVVPFVYKEVLKLIEGYENKTD